One stretch of Halobaculum marinum DNA includes these proteins:
- the mutL gene encoding DNA mismatch repair endonuclease MutL, translated as MTGEIRALDDRTVREIAAGEVVERPASVVKELVENALDAGASRVAVAVENGGIDGIRVRDDGEGIPPEQIPKAVAKHATSKLDGMADLDAGVATLGFRGEALHSVGAVAELTVRSRTPDADTGSELVVDHGDETDVRAAGCPVGTTVEVRDLFGRTPARRKFLKTPATEFDRVNGVVSAYALANPDVAVSLEHDGREVFASPGDGDRRSAVLAVYGREVAESMVDVEFASESGAVEVHGLVSHPETTRAGREYLTTYVNDRWVRDGDLRGAVVDAYGGQLATDRYPFAVLFVDVPATAVDVNVHPRKTEVRFDEDAAVMETVREAVREALLSHGLLRSSAPRGRSAPDEAAIDPEVVGGAGTDHERAAADRRGAENDSGDSAESPGADTTSSVLDAWGGSDAATPDDPKDAPSDEGSVPVATDERAGGDEAEGDTEDATTPDEAAPVGVDSDGADAAGGDDAWRVDVSASDASRPTDHPARGRTDATAGDAPTPRAWQTDTAGDASGNAEGDDDADDADDADNAADATGGTSSASERRDEGSRSWGAPSQSTLAGGTTDERTEHDRLPAMRVLGQYDDTYVVCETDAGLVLVDQHAADERVNYERLQRAVGDGAPTQTLAAPVTLELTARESELFETFREALGEIGFRAERAAADADDTHAVAVTAVPAVFDATLDPDLLRDVLAAFADEVTAADRPVSEVADALLADLACYPSVTGNTSLTEGSVADLLDALDDCENPYACPHGRPVLVEFGAEEIEDRFERDYPGHGGRRAE; from the coding sequence ATGACCGGCGAGATACGCGCGCTCGACGACCGGACCGTCCGCGAGATTGCCGCGGGCGAGGTGGTCGAGCGCCCCGCCTCCGTCGTGAAGGAACTCGTCGAGAACGCCCTCGACGCCGGCGCCTCGCGCGTCGCCGTCGCCGTCGAGAACGGCGGCATCGACGGGATCCGCGTCCGCGACGACGGCGAGGGTATCCCGCCCGAGCAGATCCCGAAGGCCGTCGCGAAACACGCGACGAGCAAACTCGACGGGATGGCCGACCTCGACGCCGGCGTCGCCACCCTCGGCTTCCGCGGCGAGGCGCTCCACTCGGTGGGCGCGGTCGCCGAGTTGACGGTGCGGTCGCGCACGCCCGACGCCGACACCGGGTCGGAACTGGTCGTCGACCACGGCGACGAGACGGACGTGCGAGCGGCGGGCTGTCCGGTCGGCACGACCGTCGAAGTGCGCGACCTCTTCGGGCGCACGCCCGCCCGGCGGAAGTTCCTCAAGACGCCCGCGACGGAGTTCGACCGCGTCAACGGCGTCGTGTCGGCGTACGCGCTCGCCAATCCCGACGTGGCTGTCTCGCTGGAGCACGACGGGCGCGAGGTGTTCGCCTCCCCGGGCGACGGCGACCGCCGGTCGGCGGTGCTGGCCGTGTACGGGCGCGAAGTCGCCGAGTCGATGGTCGACGTCGAGTTCGCGTCCGAGTCGGGCGCCGTCGAGGTCCACGGCCTCGTCTCGCACCCGGAGACGACTCGCGCGGGCCGGGAGTACCTCACGACGTACGTGAACGACCGCTGGGTGCGCGACGGCGACCTCCGCGGCGCCGTGGTCGACGCCTACGGCGGCCAGTTGGCGACCGACCGGTACCCGTTCGCCGTGCTGTTCGTGGACGTGCCCGCTACGGCGGTCGACGTGAACGTCCACCCGCGCAAGACCGAGGTCAGGTTCGACGAGGACGCGGCAGTGATGGAGACGGTGCGGGAGGCCGTCCGCGAGGCGTTGCTGTCCCACGGCCTCCTGCGCTCGTCGGCGCCACGAGGACGCTCGGCGCCCGACGAGGCCGCCATCGACCCGGAGGTGGTCGGCGGCGCCGGCACCGACCACGAGCGCGCCGCCGCCGACCGCCGGGGGGCGGAGAACGACTCCGGCGACAGCGCCGAAAGTCCCGGCGCGGACACCACCTCGTCGGTGTTGGACGCGTGGGGGGGATCCGACGCCGCGACCCCAGACGACCCGAAGGACGCGCCGTCGGACGAGGGTTCGGTGCCGGTGGCGACCGACGAGCGAGCGGGGGGTGACGAAGCGGAGGGAGACACCGAAGACGCGACGACGCCGGACGAGGCAGCCCCCGTCGGCGTCGACTCCGACGGGGCCGACGCTGCCGGCGGCGACGACGCCTGGCGCGTCGACGTGAGCGCGAGCGACGCCAGCAGGCCGACGGATCACCCCGCACGCGGGCGGACCGACGCGACCGCGGGCGACGCCCCCACGCCCCGCGCGTGGCAGACGGACACCGCAGGGGACGCCTCCGGCAACGCCGAGGGGGACGACGACGCCGACGATGCCGACGACGCCGACAACGCCGCCGACGCAACCGGCGGCACGTCGTCCGCGAGTGAGCGGCGAGACGAGGGGAGTCGCTCGTGGGGGGCGCCCTCGCAGTCCACCCTCGCGGGCGGCACCACCGACGAACGGACCGAGCACGACCGCCTCCCGGCGATGCGGGTGCTCGGCCAGTACGACGACACCTACGTCGTCTGCGAGACGGACGCGGGGCTGGTGCTCGTCGACCAGCACGCCGCCGACGAGCGCGTGAACTACGAACGGCTCCAGCGGGCCGTCGGCGACGGTGCGCCGACGCAGACGCTCGCGGCACCCGTCACGCTGGAGTTGACCGCGCGCGAGTCGGAACTGTTCGAGACGTTCCGCGAGGCGCTCGGTGAGATCGGGTTCCGTGCCGAGCGCGCGGCGGCGGACGCCGACGACACCCACGCGGTCGCGGTGACGGCGGTGCCGGCGGTGTTCGACGCGACGCTCGACCCGGACCTCCTGCGCGACGTGCTCGCGGCGTTCGCCGACGAGGTGACCGCCGCCGACCGGCCCGTCTCGGAGGTCGCGGACGCGCTCCTTGCGGATCTGGCGTGCTACCCGTCGGTGACGGGCAACACCTCGCTCACCGAGGGGAGCGTCGCCGACCTGCTCGACGCGCTCGACGACTGCGAGAACCCCTACGCCTGTCCCCACGGGCGTCCCGTGCTGGTGGAGTTCGGGGCCGAAGAGATCGAAGACCGGTTCGAGCGCGACTACCCCGGCCACGGCGGGCGACGGGCGGAGTAG
- a CDS encoding DUF7504 family protein has product MSGSRANEGVGPRRAASESAVGSEETASTERAVSSKAELVLTPPGAERRTMLKRQAVGSYVDHPTVVEFTYDTDPLALHERWRADVGSPPCHMVVDASGTGEIPGPRVAADGGSFAVEGAHPQDLTGLCMKWQDALEEARNHGTLFVTFDSVTALLQYVDLREAYRFLHTLVAGVHRVGARAQFYIDPKAHDDRTVSTVQGLFDAVRHIG; this is encoded by the coding sequence ATGAGTGGGAGTCGGGCGAACGAGGGAGTGGGGCCCCGCCGCGCGGCGAGCGAGTCGGCGGTCGGATCCGAGGAGACCGCGTCGACCGAGCGCGCCGTGTCGTCGAAAGCCGAGTTGGTGCTGACGCCGCCGGGCGCCGAGCGGCGGACGATGCTGAAGCGGCAGGCGGTGGGGAGCTACGTCGACCACCCGACGGTCGTCGAGTTCACCTACGACACCGACCCGCTCGCGCTCCACGAGCGGTGGCGCGCCGACGTGGGGTCACCGCCGTGTCACATGGTCGTCGACGCCTCGGGTACCGGCGAGATTCCCGGGCCTCGCGTCGCCGCCGACGGCGGGTCGTTCGCCGTCGAGGGCGCCCACCCGCAGGACCTCACCGGCCTGTGCATGAAGTGGCAGGACGCGCTCGAGGAGGCGCGCAACCACGGCACCCTCTTCGTCACGTTCGACTCGGTGACCGCACTGCTGCAGTACGTCGACCTGCGGGAGGCGTACCGCTTCCTGCACACGCTGGTCGCGGGTGTCCACCGCGTCGGCGCCCGCGCACAGTTCTACATCGACCCGAAGGCCCACGACGACCGCACCGTCTCGACGGTGCAGGGGCTGTTCGACGCCGTCCGCCACATCGGGTGA
- a CDS encoding phosphoglycerate kinase yields MSSFRTLDDLPAEQRVLVRLDLNSPVEDGVVQDNRRFSRHAETVAELAESGHRVALMAHQGRPGRDTFVSLEQHADILAEHAGVDVDFVADTFGDDALAAVRDLDAGDVLLLENTRMTDDELPEKAPEEHAASDFVQTLAPEFDAYVNDAYSAAHRKHASLVGFPLKLPSYAGRVMETEYEANTAIAEREFDGDVTMVVGGTKATDVIGVMEALDEKVDQFLLGGVAGELFLRAAGYPVGEDVDTELFDEQWSANEETIRSVLEERRDQVTLASDLAYEDADGERGEVAVEDIVEKTQSFLDVGSDTVADYEPVIRDSEAVFVKGALGVFEDERFSVGTVGVLEAIADTDCFSVVGGGDTSRAITMYGMSEDDFSHVSIAGGAYIRALTGEPLPAVELLVQSAAEDAA; encoded by the coding sequence ATGAGCAGCTTCCGCACCCTCGACGACCTGCCCGCCGAGCAGCGCGTCCTCGTCCGCCTCGACCTCAACTCCCCGGTCGAGGACGGCGTCGTGCAGGACAACCGCCGCTTCTCCAGACACGCCGAAACCGTCGCAGAGTTGGCCGAGTCGGGCCACCGCGTCGCGCTCATGGCCCACCAAGGCCGCCCCGGGCGAGACACGTTCGTCTCGCTGGAGCAGCACGCCGACATCCTCGCCGAGCACGCCGGCGTCGACGTCGACTTCGTCGCCGACACGTTCGGCGACGACGCGCTCGCGGCGGTCCGCGACCTCGACGCGGGCGACGTGCTCCTGCTGGAGAACACCCGGATGACCGACGACGAGTTGCCCGAGAAAGCGCCCGAGGAGCACGCCGCCAGCGACTTCGTCCAGACGCTCGCGCCGGAGTTCGACGCGTACGTCAACGACGCGTACTCGGCGGCCCACCGCAAGCACGCGTCGCTCGTCGGCTTCCCGCTGAAGCTCCCGAGTTACGCGGGGCGCGTGATGGAGACGGAGTACGAGGCGAACACCGCCATTGCCGAGCGCGAGTTCGACGGCGACGTGACGATGGTCGTCGGCGGGACGAAAGCCACCGACGTCATCGGCGTGATGGAGGCGCTCGACGAGAAGGTCGACCAGTTCCTGCTCGGCGGCGTCGCCGGCGAGTTGTTCCTCCGCGCGGCGGGCTACCCCGTCGGCGAGGACGTGGACACCGAACTGTTCGACGAGCAGTGGAGCGCGAACGAGGAGACCATCCGCTCGGTGCTGGAAGAGCGACGCGACCAGGTGACGCTCGCGTCGGACCTGGCGTACGAGGACGCCGACGGCGAGCGCGGCGAGGTCGCCGTCGAGGACATCGTGGAGAAGACGCAGTCGTTCCTCGACGTCGGCTCCGACACGGTCGCCGACTACGAGCCGGTGATCCGCGACTCCGAGGCCGTGTTCGTGAAGGGCGCCCTCGGCGTGTTCGAGGACGAGCGCTTCAGCGTCGGCACCGTCGGCGTTTTGGAGGCCATCGCCGACACCGACTGTTTCTCGGTCGTCGGCGGCGGCGACACCTCCCGCGCCATCACGATGTACGGAATGTCGGAGGACGACTTCTCGCACGTCTCCATCGCCGGCGGCGCGTACATCCGCGCGCTCACCGGCGAGCCGCTGCCGGCCGTGGAGCTGTTGGTCCAGAGCGCAGCCGAGGACGCCGCGTAA
- a CDS encoding J domain-containing protein — protein sequence MFGEWIAALPGWLVWGVVFGLVASVGVAAVFLAANRWFPDPPTRRGGPDQGSLRRAAEIRDYLRRIDERFVEDVDLDGTRVAFYLPERRVALTFDVHAYFALRDDDERDVHVILCEYEMPGWHLGRRLPFEVPEIGVGPDRGARAGAAGTTPVVSAFDTLGLPSTADEDSVERAYREKVKETHPDQGGSREAFTEVREAYATALDHAESSSDADGVRGRGRA from the coding sequence GTGTTCGGTGAGTGGATCGCCGCGCTCCCCGGGTGGCTCGTCTGGGGGGTCGTGTTCGGCCTCGTCGCCTCTGTCGGAGTCGCGGCCGTCTTCCTTGCGGCCAACCGCTGGTTCCCCGACCCGCCCACGCGGCGAGGCGGGCCCGACCAGGGGTCGCTCCGCCGGGCGGCCGAGATCCGAGACTACCTCCGCCGCATCGACGAGCGGTTCGTCGAGGACGTCGACCTCGACGGCACGCGGGTCGCGTTCTATCTCCCCGAGCGGCGAGTCGCGCTCACCTTCGACGTGCACGCCTACTTCGCGCTCCGCGACGACGACGAGCGCGACGTCCACGTGATCCTCTGTGAGTACGAGATGCCCGGGTGGCACCTCGGGCGGCGCCTCCCGTTCGAGGTGCCGGAGATCGGGGTCGGGCCCGACCGGGGAGCGCGCGCCGGGGCGGCGGGGACGACCCCCGTCGTCTCCGCGTTCGACACGCTCGGGCTCCCCTCGACCGCCGACGAGGACAGCGTCGAGCGCGCCTACCGCGAGAAGGTGAAAGAGACTCACCCGGACCAGGGCGGGAGTCGCGAGGCGTTCACCGAGGTGCGCGAAGCGTACGCGACCGCCTTAGACCACGCCGAGTCGTCGTCGGACGCAGACGGCGTCCGCGGTCGCGGCCGGGCCTGA
- a CDS encoding type II glyceraldehyde-3-phosphate dehydrogenase, with the protein MIQVGVNGYGTIGKRVADAVAAQPDMKLIGVAKTRPNFEAEAAVRKGYPLYAAIPERADQFRDAGIDLAGEAEDMVMTADVIVDTTPSGIGADNCELYERYDTPAILQGGEGADVADVSFNARANYDLARADDVDIARVVSCNTTGLSRLLAPLIEEYGVEKARVTLVRRGGDPGQTSRGPINDILPDPVTVPSHHGPDVNTIIPDVDIDTLGVKVPATLMHLHSVNVTLDDEPTAAEVRELLGAESRLFLVPEETGIDGTGKLKEFAMDTGRPRGDLWENCIWEDSISMEGSDLYLFQSIHQESDVIPENIDAIRALLDWEDQETSMATTDETLGVGLESLFDGQRQRVVPKSNSDD; encoded by the coding sequence ATGATACAGGTGGGCGTCAACGGCTACGGCACCATCGGCAAGCGCGTCGCCGACGCGGTGGCCGCACAGCCCGATATGAAACTGATCGGCGTCGCGAAGACACGCCCGAACTTCGAGGCCGAAGCGGCAGTCAGGAAGGGGTACCCGCTGTACGCCGCGATCCCGGAGCGGGCCGACCAGTTCCGCGACGCCGGCATCGACCTCGCGGGGGAGGCCGAAGATATGGTGATGACCGCCGACGTCATCGTCGACACGACGCCCTCCGGCATCGGGGCGGACAACTGCGAACTGTACGAGCGCTACGACACGCCCGCCATCCTCCAGGGCGGCGAGGGCGCCGACGTGGCGGACGTGAGCTTCAACGCCCGCGCAAACTACGACCTGGCGCGCGCCGACGACGTCGACATCGCGCGCGTCGTCTCCTGCAACACGACCGGGCTCTCCCGACTGCTCGCGCCGCTCATCGAGGAGTACGGCGTCGAGAAGGCGCGCGTCACGCTCGTCCGTCGCGGCGGCGACCCCGGGCAGACCTCTCGCGGCCCGATCAACGACATCCTGCCGGACCCGGTGACGGTCCCCTCCCACCACGGCCCGGACGTGAACACGATCATCCCGGACGTGGACATCGACACGCTCGGTGTGAAGGTGCCCGCGACGCTGATGCACCTCCACTCGGTGAACGTCACGCTCGACGACGAACCGACCGCCGCCGAGGTGCGCGAGTTGCTCGGCGCGGAGTCGCGACTGTTCCTCGTCCCCGAGGAGACGGGCATCGACGGCACGGGGAAGCTGAAGGAGTTCGCCATGGACACCGGGCGCCCGCGCGGCGACCTCTGGGAGAACTGCATCTGGGAGGACTCCATCTCGATGGAGGGCTCGGATCTGTACCTGTTCCAGTCGATCCACCAGGAGTCGGACGTAATCCCGGAGAACATCGACGCGATCCGTGCCCTGCTCGACTGGGAGGACCAGGAGACGAGTATGGCGACGACCGACGAGACGCTCGGCGTCGGACTGGAGTCGCTGTTCGACGGGCAGCGCCAGCGCGTGGTGCCGAAGAGCAACAGCGACGACTGA
- a CDS encoding ABC transporter ATP-binding protein has protein sequence MSHPSDEDDPFEDIREKTDNPMKRLFAEYGAKNTRYFGLGFFGSLAARILDLLPPLLLGLAIDAIFLQNSQFDLPLVPDSLIPAGQQDQLLFSVGIIAFAFFGGSIFHWIRNYGWNSFAQNIQHDIRTDTYDKMQRLNMDFFAEKQTGEMMSVLSNDVNRLERFLNDGMNSAFRLSVMVIGIAGIMFWMNPRLALISLVPVPIIAVTTWKFIDVIQPKYADVRSTVGHLNSRLENNLGGIKVIKTFNTEGFESERVDDVSYDYYDANWDAITTRIKFFPALRVIAGVGFVITFAVGGFWVLGLAPLWLTGGAELRPGTFATFILYTQRFIWPMAQFGSIINMYQRARASSARLFGLMDTPSRIVEDPAAEDLVVSDGEVVYDDVSFGYDEEEVIVDDISFDVDGGETLALVGPTGAGKSTVLKLLLRMYDVDEGSIEIDGQDIRDVTIPSLRQSLGYVSQDTFMFYGTVRDNIAYGTFDADEDEIVEAAKAAEAHDFIQNLPEGYDTEIGERGVKLSGGQRQRLSIARAILKDPDILVLDEATSDVDTETEMLIQRSIDRLTEDRTTFAIAHRLSTIKDADQIVVLEDGRIAERGTHDELLGDDGLYAHLWGVQAGEIDELPEEFIERAARRASRTDAEAEASDD, from the coding sequence TCCCACCGCTGTTGCTCGGGCTGGCGATCGACGCGATCTTCCTCCAGAACTCGCAGTTCGATCTCCCGCTGGTCCCGGACAGTCTGATCCCCGCTGGACAGCAGGACCAACTGCTGTTCAGCGTCGGGATCATCGCGTTCGCGTTCTTCGGCGGGTCGATCTTCCACTGGATCCGGAACTACGGCTGGAACTCCTTCGCGCAGAACATCCAGCACGACATCCGGACGGACACGTACGACAAGATGCAGCGGCTGAACATGGACTTCTTCGCCGAGAAGCAGACCGGCGAGATGATGTCCGTGCTGTCGAACGACGTGAACCGCCTCGAACGGTTCCTCAACGACGGGATGAACTCCGCGTTCCGCCTGTCGGTGATGGTGATCGGCATCGCGGGGATCATGTTCTGGATGAACCCCCGCCTCGCGCTCATCTCGCTCGTCCCCGTGCCGATCATCGCGGTGACGACGTGGAAGTTCATCGACGTCATCCAGCCGAAGTACGCCGACGTCCGCTCGACGGTCGGCCACCTCAACTCCCGGCTCGAGAACAACCTCGGCGGCATCAAGGTGATCAAGACGTTCAACACCGAGGGGTTCGAGTCCGAGCGCGTCGACGACGTCTCCTACGACTACTACGACGCCAATTGGGACGCCATCACCACGCGGATCAAGTTCTTCCCCGCGTTGCGGGTCATCGCCGGAGTCGGCTTCGTCATCACCTTCGCGGTCGGCGGCTTCTGGGTGCTGGGGCTGGCCCCCCTGTGGCTCACCGGCGGCGCCGAACTGCGCCCCGGGACGTTCGCGACGTTCATCCTCTACACCCAGCGGTTCATCTGGCCGATGGCGCAGTTCGGCTCCATCATCAACATGTACCAGCGCGCCCGCGCGTCCAGCGCCCGGCTGTTCGGCCTGATGGACACCCCCTCGCGCATCGTCGAGGACCCCGCCGCCGAGGACCTGGTCGTCTCCGACGGCGAGGTCGTGTACGACGACGTGTCGTTCGGCTACGACGAGGAGGAGGTCATCGTCGACGACATCTCCTTCGACGTCGACGGCGGCGAGACACTCGCGCTCGTCGGCCCGACCGGTGCCGGGAAGTCGACCGTCCTGAAGCTCCTGCTCCGGATGTACGACGTCGACGAGGGGAGCATCGAGATCGACGGGCAGGACATCCGCGACGTGACGATCCCGAGCCTCCGGCAGTCGCTCGGCTACGTCAGTCAGGACACGTTCATGTTCTACGGGACGGTCCGCGACAACATCGCCTACGGTACGTTCGACGCCGACGAAGACGAGATCGTCGAGGCCGCGAAGGCGGCGGAGGCGCACGACTTCATCCAGAACCTCCCCGAGGGTTACGACACCGAGATCGGTGAGCGCGGCGTAAAGCTCTCTGGCGGCCAGCGCCAGCGGCTCTCTATCGCCCGAGCGATCCTGAAGGACCCCGACATCCTCGTGCTCGACGAGGCGACCTCCGACGTGGACACGGAGACGGAGATGCTCATCCAGCGCTCCATCGACCGCCTCACCGAAGACCGCACCACCTTCGCCATCGCCCACCGCCTCTCGACGATCAAAGACGCCGACCAGATCGTCGTGCTTGAGGACGGCCGGATCGCCGAGCGCGGCACCCACGACGAACTGCTCGGCGACGACGGACTGTACGCCCACCTCTGGGGCGTGCAGGCGGGCGAAATCGACGAACTCCCCGAGGAGTTCATCGAGCGTGCGGCGCGACGCGCCTCGCGCACGGATGCGGAAGCGGAAGCGAGCGACGACTGA
- a CDS encoding DUF6653 family protein produces the protein MDAKRRFADLDVFWERHANPKSGWSRFLAVPLLLLAAYTRDRRVLAVALGWTVVNPVAFPRVERGPEVDPAWMTRVVDAERAWLRDETSPGAWHRLNTVSGPVTAYALYAAYRRRPVRAILAGAASMALKLAFVWGLERRWSADLSTEN, from the coding sequence ATGGACGCGAAACGACGCTTCGCCGACCTCGACGTGTTCTGGGAGCGCCACGCCAACCCCAAGAGCGGGTGGTCGCGGTTCCTGGCGGTCCCACTCCTCCTGTTGGCGGCGTACACCCGGGACAGGCGGGTGCTCGCGGTCGCACTCGGGTGGACCGTCGTCAACCCCGTCGCCTTCCCGCGCGTCGAGCGCGGCCCCGAGGTCGACCCCGCGTGGATGACCCGCGTCGTCGACGCCGAGCGGGCGTGGCTCCGCGACGAGACGTCGCCGGGCGCGTGGCACCGACTGAACACGGTGTCCGGGCCGGTGACGGCGTACGCCCTTTACGCGGCGTACCGCCGGCGACCGGTTCGAGCAATCCTCGCCGGCGCGGCGTCGATGGCACTGAAGCTGGCGTTCGTGTGGGGGTTGGAGCGACGGTGGTCGGCCGATCTGTCGACCGAGAACTGA
- a CDS encoding aminopeptidase, translated as MDDDLRAAAETAIHQCLELGGDESLAVVTDDKREAIGEALYAVASEVTDDASVVRYPPAAQHGEEPPAPVAAAMREADAFLAPTTKSLSHTRARGAACDAGARGATLPGITREVFVTGLDADYDAIASHCDDVLAQVGDADEIRVTTEAGTDITFEPGDREFLADTGDVSKAGSFSNLPAGEVFVSPEDANGTYVVDGTMMPYGLLDGRELRFEVTDGFVTDISDDEVRAQVEAAAEEVGRDAYNLAELGIGTNVGVTDLVGSVLLDEKAAGTVHIAIGDDAGIGGDTDAPLHLDGIVKEPTVYADGEVVDLPTVER; from the coding sequence ATGGACGACGACCTCCGTGCGGCCGCGGAAACGGCGATCCACCAGTGTCTCGAGTTGGGCGGCGACGAGTCGCTCGCGGTCGTCACCGACGACAAACGCGAGGCGATCGGCGAGGCGCTGTACGCGGTCGCCAGCGAGGTGACCGACGACGCGTCGGTCGTCCGCTACCCGCCCGCGGCCCAGCACGGCGAGGAACCGCCCGCCCCCGTCGCCGCCGCGATGCGCGAGGCCGACGCCTTCCTCGCGCCGACGACCAAGAGCCTGAGCCACACCCGCGCTCGCGGCGCCGCCTGCGACGCCGGCGCGCGCGGCGCGACCCTGCCGGGCATCACCCGCGAGGTGTTCGTCACCGGCCTCGACGCCGACTACGACGCCATCGCCAGCCACTGTGACGACGTGCTCGCGCAGGTCGGCGACGCCGACGAGATTCGCGTCACGACCGAGGCGGGCACCGACATCACGTTCGAACCGGGCGACCGCGAGTTCCTCGCGGACACCGGCGACGTGAGCAAGGCGGGGTCGTTCTCGAACCTCCCCGCCGGCGAGGTGTTCGTCAGCCCCGAAGACGCCAACGGCACGTACGTCGTCGACGGGACGATGATGCCGTACGGCCTGTTGGATGGGCGCGAACTCCGCTTCGAGGTGACCGACGGCTTCGTCACCGACATCTCCGACGACGAAGTGCGCGCGCAGGTCGAGGCCGCCGCCGAGGAGGTCGGTCGCGACGCGTACAACCTCGCCGAGTTGGGCATCGGGACGAACGTCGGCGTCACCGACCTCGTCGGCTCGGTGCTCCTCGACGAGAAGGCCGCCGGAACCGTCCACATCGCCATCGGCGACGACGCCGGCATCGGCGGCGACACCGACGCGCCGCTCCACCTCGACGGCATCGTGAAAGAGCCGACCGTCTACGCGGACGGGGAGGTCGTAGACCTCCCGACGGTCGAGCGGTGA
- the kdgK1 gene encoding bifunctional 2-dehydro-3-deoxygluconokinase/2-dehydro-3-deoxygalactonokinase — protein sequence MTDLVTFGETMLRLSPPEGTRLETTEQFDVRIGGAESNVAVAGASLGLDAAWLSKLPSSPLGRRVVRELRSHGVRTGVAWADADDTRLGTYYLEHGGEPRGTNVIYDRADAAVTTVAPEELPLGVLDEATTFHTTGITPALSEHARATTATLLERASAAGATTTFDLNYRSKLWSHAEARGTLRDLFEHVDTLFVARRDAEAVLDREGEVVEVAHGLATDHDFETVVITRGDHGALALHEGEVYEQPVYEADTLDAIGTGDAFVGGFLAQRAIGGDIDAALEWGAATASLKRTISGDLAVVTREEVERVVEEGDGGISR from the coding sequence ATGACAGACCTCGTCACGTTCGGGGAGACGATGCTTCGTCTCTCCCCGCCGGAGGGGACCCGACTGGAGACGACCGAGCAGTTCGACGTGCGCATCGGCGGCGCCGAGAGCAACGTCGCCGTCGCGGGCGCCTCGCTGGGTCTCGACGCCGCGTGGCTCTCGAAACTCCCATCGTCTCCGCTCGGGCGACGCGTCGTCCGCGAGTTGCGCTCCCACGGCGTCCGCACCGGCGTCGCGTGGGCCGACGCCGACGACACCCGACTCGGGACGTACTACCTCGAACACGGCGGCGAACCGCGCGGCACGAACGTCATCTACGACCGCGCCGACGCGGCGGTGACCACCGTCGCACCCGAGGAACTCCCGCTGGGCGTCCTCGACGAGGCGACGACGTTCCACACGACCGGCATCACGCCGGCGCTGTCCGAACACGCCCGCGCGACGACGGCCACGCTGTTGGAGCGTGCGAGTGCCGCCGGCGCGACTACCACCTTCGACCTCAACTACCGGAGCAAACTGTGGAGCCACGCGGAGGCGCGCGGCACACTCCGCGACCTGTTCGAGCACGTCGACACGCTGTTCGTCGCCCGACGCGACGCCGAGGCGGTGCTCGACCGCGAGGGCGAGGTCGTCGAGGTGGCCCACGGCCTCGCGACTGACCACGACTTCGAGACGGTCGTGATCACCCGCGGCGACCACGGCGCGCTCGCGCTCCACGAGGGTGAGGTGTACGAACAGCCGGTGTACGAGGCCGACACCCTCGACGCCATCGGGACGGGCGACGCCTTCGTCGGCGGCTTCCTCGCCCAGCGAGCCATCGGCGGCGACATCGACGCCGCGCTGGAGTGGGGTGCCGCGACCGCGTCGCTCAAGCGAACCATCTCGGGCGACCTCGCGGTCGTCACGCGCGAAGAGGTCGAGCGCGTGGTCGAAGAGGGCGACGGCGGCATCTCGCGGTAG
- a CDS encoding metallophosphoesterase: protein MLVGVVSDTHDNAQYVDRAVDVFTEAGVDAVLHCGDVVAPFSATPFDGEWDFHAVRGNNDGEWALADTVREFGTYHGEFAALTLDGTDFAVYHGTSEPIVDALLASGDYDYVCRGHTHERVHEERGGTTHLNPGGVPIPGREEAPAALVVDIASGEVTAHELG, encoded by the coding sequence ATGTTGGTCGGCGTCGTCTCCGACACCCACGACAACGCACAGTACGTCGACAGGGCGGTCGACGTGTTCACCGAGGCCGGCGTCGACGCGGTGCTCCACTGCGGCGACGTGGTCGCCCCCTTCTCCGCGACGCCGTTCGACGGCGAGTGGGACTTCCACGCCGTCCGCGGCAACAACGACGGTGAGTGGGCGCTCGCGGACACGGTCCGCGAGTTCGGCACCTACCACGGCGAGTTCGCGGCGCTGACCCTCGACGGGACCGACTTCGCCGTCTACCACGGCACCAGCGAACCCATCGTCGACGCCCTGCTCGCGAGCGGCGACTACGACTACGTCTGCCGCGGCCACACCCACGAGCGCGTCCACGAGGAGCGCGGCGGGACGACCCACCTCAATCCCGGCGGCGTTCCGATCCCCGGTCGGGAGGAGGCCCCCGCGGCGCTGGTGGTCGACATTGCGTCGGGCGAGGTCACCGCTCACGAGTTGGGCTGA